The proteins below come from a single Fusarium verticillioides 7600 chromosome 3, whole genome shotgun sequence genomic window:
- a CDS encoding methionyl aminopeptidase, producing the protein MSSETKEIDYSLANPDTLTKYKTAAQISEKVLAEVSKLVVPGAKIVDICQQGDKLIEEEVAKVYRGKKINKGFSHPTTVSPSSYVTPYTPLTSDEAEANTEIKDGEAIKIQLGAQIDGFGSIVCDTVIATPEDKAGDKITGRTADLVLANYYVNELLLRLMIPPGLLTQGSEEEKAKAASQKAPTQAKITSLLEKVTKAYEVNLVESTTSWLFDHNEIEGSKKIVLAPAEGTKGEGVPEVGEVWGVETGVSLGSGKVKGLDQRATLHRRTNQTYGLKRPTSRKILNEVQKKFGIFPFSLRQLEDERDAKSGVVECVRGNVFRQYELVGDKDNSPVARYLTTLAITKNGITKLGGPPPLDLEKYESDKKIEDEEVLKILEQPLARNTGKKKSKPKKKTAKKEDDEE; encoded by the exons atgtcgtccGAGACCAAGGAAATCG ACTACTCTCTGGCCAACCCAGATACCCTCACTAAGTACAAGACCGCCGCTCAGATCTCCGAGAAGGTTCTTGCTGAGGTGTCTAAGCTCGTCGTCCCTGGCGCCAAGATCGTCGACATCTGCCAGCAGGGTGACAAGCTGatcgaagaagaggttgCCAAGGTTTACCGAGgaaagaagatcaacaagg GTTTCTCTCACCCCACTACCGTCTCTCCTTCGTCCTACGTCACTCCCTATACTCCTCTCACCTctgacgaggctgaggccaACACTGAGATCAAGGATGGTGAGGCTATCAAGATCCAACTAGGCGCCCAGATCGATGGCTTCGGTTCCATTGTCTGTGACACCGTGATTGCCACCCCAGAGGACAAGGCTGGCGATAAGATTACCGGTCGCACCGCTGACCTGGTTCTCGCCAACTACTATGTAAACGAGCTTCTCCTGCGACTGATGATCCCCCCTGGTCTCCTCACTCAGGgcagcgaggaggagaaggccaaggcggCCTCCCAGAAGGCCCCTACACaggccaagatcaccagCCTCCTGGAAAAGGTCACCAAGGCCTACGAAGTCAACCTCGTCGAGAGCACCACCTCTTGGTTGTTCGACCACAACGAGATTGAGGGTAGCAAGAAGATTGTCCTTGCCCCCGCCGAGGGCACCAAGGGCGAGGGTGTTCCTGAGGTTGGTGAGGTATGGGGTGTCGAGACCGGTGTCAGCCTGGGCTCGGGCAAGGTGAAGGGTCTTGATCAGCGTGCTACCCTCCACCGCCGCACCAACCAGACTTACGGTCTCAAGCGACCCACCTCGCGAAAGATCCTCAACGAGGTCCAGAAGAAATTCGGCATCTTCCCCTTCAGCTTGCGACAGCTTGAGGACGAGCGTGATGCCAAGTCTGGTGTCGTCGAGTGTGTCCGTGGCAACGTATTCCGCCAATATGAGCTAGTCGGTGACAAGGACAACTCACCTGTTGCTCGATATCTCACAACCCTTG CCATTACCAAGAACGGtatcaccaagcttggtggcCCACCCCCTCTGGACCTCGAGAAGTATGAGTccgacaagaagattgaggatgaggaggttctcaagatcttggagcAGCCCCTGGCCAGAAacactggcaagaagaagagcaagcccaagaagaagaccgccaagaaggaggatgacgaagagtAA
- a CDS encoding sister chromatid cohesion protein PDS5 — MMARRRRVEKPAQVVVEEEEEEVVEREDEQDQEEEQHEERDHDSENEEEGEQRSLTFDEEISWKPAKPIPTSTLIKRLDKLSKELSDLDQGATDLDSIRHVAKQLGHRNLLQHKDGGVKAYTACCLVDILRLFVPDAPFIDDQIKMIFTLFIKDILPALHDPTNPYDSQHKYVLASLTEVKSILLLHQISNADDLLLRLFNSTFDGVSASGSKAASEEQVAKDVEIHLTEMLMQLIDEAESVSASVVDAIISQFLRAAPPGGNRHKGQNGNQSTLLLKEEPPAYVMAKNICNGCSDKMARYVSQYFSDVILNASGFATKSNGQRHPDDSDDEDGTLGPSEADLRSLRQAHLLIRELWRAAPTVLSNVVPQLDAELSADNVHLRQIATETIGDMVSGIGAAGPPPPPSLEPAAYPPIKLLDDTPPPAVENVLTKPYSPQSFAQTHHAAYRNFVGRKNDKAAIIRAAWISAAGYILATSAGGIGLSREEENELIKALYEKLNDSEEKVRLAAVQAVELFDFRDIVLKLGALGGVEKTGSIFASLADRSRDKKPAVRVEAMVLLAKLWSVGAGEIADGQEAVISCLSGVPSRILSVWYIGDEDLIILLERVMFECLVPLKYPFIKGAKSKAASQSQTANSQADQDKIRAERILLLLKSLDASAKRAFFIMQARQPQVAKGVEVFIQQCEAYNGGVINANEEKVKAALSKTFQWFGAFFPDPLKVRSDLQKFAKLNDRRCYQLLKFIIASDTEYLHVRRAIKELIAKVQSNPGSASCLDTLIPLIYRAGSLMYNRSHLATIMDYSKNDKAGFSTVAHEILNDISQRNPALFKAHSDNLRKEIISQAPSGSQPNEPAVVDILKAYSSYSKRYPKEITYDKKFIQVLMDYALCGVPARSAKYAVNILLAKNDDKSKVTATALLQRIMKDLKYGSPHFLTRLAAVSQLERLAPTVTLDFDETINDLAIKQILRQVRTDDKNPEVSWVEDEDMNEELQAKCLAMKTLVNQALANQDDDDSLTRVKLVFKLLKEFVVQEGEFCKVKDTPLAHKKRLRLLAGLLILKLCTVKKYDDEFDPASFNKLAELVQDTELEVRRHFMEKLQSYITQGRLRARFYTMLFLAAFEPAAELKSRVETWLRSRARLFAQNKTHVLEAMISRFIPLLAHHPDYSSDVDDLADFANYFVFYLNACATEENISLIYKYAERVKQTRDALNPEASERIYVLADIAMAVTRKWQERKNWVFQAYSGNVGLPSGLVQGLPSSTVAHEIAQKQYMPEELDEKLDELLKAADRKKKRKSTGEKQDPPAKRARTQIKTVIREKRDSRPKKVSKPRKPKQIKDTLPPSERRRSGRAHKVSVYTEREDEEDEEEMLEGVADWEYPENDGEGDEVSSGDDESELSDAPPEEDENGDSNKASDNDEPPEAEADKPEEARFNGRNAAPALKSRGASKPAVKASVLAEVKRPTRSTRSRRGKGSDDMEIDADE; from the exons ATGATGGCGCGTCGTCGGCGCGTCGAGAAACCTGCTcaagtggtggtggaggaggaggaggaggaagtcgTTGAGCGGGAGGAcgagcaagaccaagaagaagaacagcacgAAGAGCGCGACCATGACTCggagaatgaagaggagggcgagCAGCGTAGCTTGACTTTCGACGAAGAAATTTCCTGGAAACCCGCCAAGCCAATTCCTACAAGCACCCTGATAAAACGACTCGATAAATTATCCAAGGAGCTCTccgatcttgatcaaggcgCCACCGACCTGGACTCCATCAGGCATGTGGCCAAACAATTGGGACACCGTAACCTACTTCAGCACAAGGATGGCGGTGTCAAGGCATACACAGCATGCTGTCTTGTCGACATTCTTAGACTCTTCGTTCCCGATGCTCCTTTTATCGACGACCAGATCAAA ATGATATTCACATTGTTCATCAAGGATATCCTGCCGGCTCTGCACGATCCCACAAATCCATATGACAGCCAGCACAAATACGTTTTGGCATCCCTTACGGAAGTCAAGAGTATTTTGCTCCTCCACCAAATCTCAAATGCTGACGATCTACTGTTAagactcttcaacagcaCATTTGACGGAGTGTCGGCGTCTGGTTCCAAGGCAGCGTCTGAGGAACAGGTCGCtaaagatgttgagattCACCTGACAGAAATGCTAATGCAATTGATTGACGAGGCCGAGAGTGTGTCAGCTTCTGTTGTCGACGCGATTATCAGTCAGTTTCTGAGAGCTGCTCCTCCCGGTGGAAATCGACATAAAGGACAGAACGGGAATCAATccactcttcttctcaaggaggaACCACCAGCATATGTTATGGCGAAAAATATATGCAATGGATGTTCCGACAAAATGGCACGTTACGTAAGTCAATACTTCAGTGACGTTATCCTTAACGCTTCTGGCTTCGCTACGAAATCCAATGGGCAGCGACATCCGgatgattctgatgatgaagacgggACTCTTGGCCCATCAGAGGCAGATCTGAGGAGTCTCCGGCAAGCCCATCTACTCATTCGCGAACTGTGGCGAGCCGCCCCGACAGTTCTTTCCAATGTAGTACCGCAGCTCGATGCTGAGCTTTCAGCCGACAATGTGCATCTTCGTCAAATCGCGACAGAGACAATTGGCGATATGGTTTCAGGCATTGGCGCGGCGGgaccaccacctcctccttcattgGAACCAGCGGCTTATCCTCCCATAAAATTGCTGGATGATACTCCACCCCCAGCCGTCGAGAACGTCTTGACAAAACCTTACTCTCCTCAGTCTTTTGCTCAAACACATCATGCCGCCTATCGCAACTTCGTTGGGAGAAAGAACGACAAGGCCGCCATCATTCGTGCGGCGTGGATATCTGCTGCCGGTTATATATTGGCCACGTCTGCAGGAGGCATTGGTCTCAGCcgtgaggaggagaatgagctcatcaaggcACTCTACGAAAAGCTTAATGACAGCGAAGAGAAAGTTCGACTAGCTGCGGTGCAGGCAGTCGAACTGTTCGACTTCCGCGATATCGTTCTGAAACTAGGAGCTCTCGGAGGTGTAGAGAAGACTGGCTCAATATTCGCCAGTTTGGCCGATCGATCTCGTGATAAGAAGCCTGCCGTACGTGTTGAAGCCATGGTTCTACTCGCAAAGTTGTGGTCAGTTGGTGCTGGGGAGATTGCTGATGGGCAAGAGGCTGTCATATCCTGCTTAAGCGGTGTGCCTTCCCGTATCCTCAGTGTGTGGTATATCGGCGACgaggatctcatcattcttcttgaacGGGTCATGTTCGAGTGTTTGGTTCCTTTGAAGTACCCCTTCATAAAGGGCGCAAAATCAAAGGCGGCCTCTCAGTCACAGACGGCCAATAGCCAGGCGGATCAGGACAAGATTCGCGCAGAGAGGATCTTACTGTTGCTTAAGTCATTGGATGCGTCAGCCAAGAGGGCTTTTTTCATTATGCAGGCTCGTCAGCCCCAGGTTGCCAAGGGAGTTGAAGTGTTCATTCAACAGTGTGAAGCCTATAACGGTGGGGTGATCAATGCGAACGAGGAAAAGGTCAAAGCTGCCTTGAGCAAGACCTTCCAGTGGTTCGGTGCTTTCTTCCCGGATCCGCTCAAGGTCCGTAGCGATCTCCAGAAGTTCGCGAAACTCAACGATCGCCGTTGttaccagcttctcaagttcattaTTGCATCCGATACCGAATATCTCCATGTTCGAAGAGCTATTAAGGAGTTGATTGCCAAGGTCCAAAGTAACCCAGGGTCAGCGAGCTGTTTGGATACCCTCATCCCTCTAATTTACCGGGCCGGCTCTTTGATGTACAATCGAAGTCACTTGGCAACGATTATGGACTACTCCAAGAATGACAAAGCTGGATTCTCTACAGTTGCCCATGAGATCTTAAATGACATATCACAGCGGAATCCTGCGCTTTTCAAGGCTCATTCGGACAATCTCAGAAAGGAGATAATCAGCCAAGCACCGTCAGGCAGCCAGCCTAACGAGCCCGCCGTGGTGGATATTCTCAAGGCATATTCGTCCTATTCCAAAAGATATCCCAAGGAAATTACCTATGACAAGAAGTTCATACAGGTTCTTATGGATTACGCCTTATGCGGTGTTCCTGCCAGGAGTGCCAAGTATGCAGTCAACATTCTGCTTGCTAAGAACGATGACAAGAGTAAAGTTACTGCCACTGCTCTTCTGCAAAGAATCATGAAGGACTTGAAGTATGGCTCGCCGCATTTCTTGACGAGACTGGCTGCAGTCAGTCAGCTTGAACGCTTAGCACCAACAGTCActctggactttgatgagacaATCAACGACCTGGCAATCAAGCAGATTCTGCGTCAAGTACGTACCGATGACAAGAACCCCGAGGTTTCATGggtcgaggatgaggacaTGAATGAGGAACTACAAGCGAAATGTCTTGCCATGAAGACGCTGGTCAATCAAGCGCTCGCCAATcaggacgatgatgactccCTGACTCGAGTGAAACTGGTCTTTAAACTCCTGAAAGAATTTGTGGTACAAGAAGGAGAGTTttgcaaggtcaaggataCTCCATTGGCTCACAAAAAAAGACTCCGACTTCTTGCTGGACTTCTGATTCTGAAACTCTGTACTGTCAAAAAgtacgatgatgagtttgaccCCGCTagcttcaacaagcttgCAGAGCTCGTGCAAGACACAGAACTTGAGGTTCGTCGTCATTTTATGGAGAAATTACAAAGCTACATCACTCAGGGAAGACTACGGGCAAGATTTTACACAatgctcttcttggctgctttcGAGCCAGCAGCAGAACTCAAAAGCCGGGTAGAGACCTGGTTGAGATCCAGAGCACGACTTTTTGCTCAAAACAAGACTCACGTACTCGAGGCCATGATTAGCCGTTTCATTCCTCTACTCGCCCACCATCCTGACTACAGCTCTGACGTTGATGACCTGGCTGATTTCGCCAACTATTTCGTTTTTTATCTTAATGCTTGTGCGACAGAAGAGAACATTTCCTTGATCTACAAGTACGCTGAGCGTGTCAAGCAAACACGCGATGCACTGAACCCCGAGGCCAGCGAACGGATATACGTGCTGGCTGATATCGCAATGGCAGTCACACGCAAATGgcaagagaggaagaactgGGTTTTCCAGGCTTATTCCGGCAATGTTGGCTTACCAAGCGGTCTTGTGCAAGGCTTGCCGTCGAGTACCGTTGCCCATGAGATTGCACAGAAGCAATATATGCCAGAAGAGCTGGACGAGAAGTTGGACGAACTGCTCAAAGCTGCCGATCGCAAGAAG AAACGAAAATCAACGGGAGAAAAGCAGGATCCTCCAGCAAAGAGAGCGAGAACTCAAATCAAGACAGTCATCCGAGAGAAGCGTGATAGCAGGCCCAAAAAGGTCTCGAAACCTAGGAAACCCAAGCAAATCAAAGACACACTACCGCCTTCAGAACGTCGTCGCAGTGGTAGGGCTCATAAGGTGTCTGTCTATACAGAGcgagaagacgaagaagacgaggaggagatgctggaggGTGTAGCCGACTGGGAATATCCAGAGAATGATGGTGAAGGTGACGAGGTCAGCTCAGGCGACGATGAGTCAGAGCTTTCGGATGCTCCcccagaggaagatgaaaaTGGCGATAGTAATAAGGCATCAGACAACGACGAGCCTCCAGAAGCGGAAGCGGATAAGCCCGAAGAAGCCCGATTCAACGGAAGAAACGCAGCTCCGGCACTGAAGAGCAGGGGTGCGTCTAAGccagctgtcaaggccagtgTACTTGCAGAGGTAAAACGACCAACAAGGTCGACGAGGTCACGACGAGGCAAGGGCTCAGACGATATGGAAATTGATGCTGACGAGTAA
- a CDS encoding mRNA guanylyltransferase has protein sequence MAQQDGPIASIAEPGIKAQGQLLHEMRKEVANLLNRSATGFPGAQPVSFARQHLEELAQHDYYVVEKSDGIRYLLYSTTDENGNEAHYLIDRKNDFWFITNRSLHFPIENSPEAFHTNTLVDGELVWDTGSDGKRVPMFLVFDCLVLDGALLMERTLDKRLAYFDQRFYRPYKKLYQEYPQELEFQPFYVEMKKPQFAYAIDMMFRDILPKLKHGNDGLIFTCRTTAYKHGTDNHILKWKPPEENTVDCRLSLDFVEVEPSDEERREGITEPFIDYDSVPKADLYVYAGGSGPEKYEYFNSVFISDEEWETLKSLNDPLNWRVVECNIDEQGRWRIVRFRDDKNEANHISTTKSVLQSIEDRVSEKDLYRAAGEIKNAWKARASRGPAR, from the exons ATGGCCCAACAAGATGGGCCCATCGCCTCTATCGCGGAGCCAGGCATCAAGGCTCAAGGACAACTACTCCACGAAATGCGCAAGGAGGTCGCAAACCTTCTCAACAGGTCTGCCACTGGCTTTCCCGGTGCGCAGCCCGTGAGCTTCGCCcgtcagcatctcgaggaGCTCGCTCAGCACGA TTACTACGTAGTCGAAAAGTCCGACGGTATCAGATATCTCCTCTATTCGACAACAGACGAGAATGGAAACGAGGCTCACTACCTAATCGATCGCAAAAACGACTTTTGGTTCATCACGAACAGGAGCCTGCACTTTCCTATCGAGAACTCCCCAGAAGCATTCCACACCAACACGTTGGTCGACGGTGAACTGGTATGGGACACAGGCTCCGACGGGAAGCGCGTCCCCATGTTTCTGGTCTTTGACTGTCTGGTGCTGGATGGTGCCCTGCTTATGGAACGAACGCTCGACAAGCGGCTCGCATATTTCGACCAACGATTCTATCGCCCCTACAAGAAACTTTATCAGGAATATCCTCAGGAACTAGAGTTCCAGCCCTTCTAcgtggagatgaagaaaccCCAGTTTGCCTACGCCATTGATATGATGTTCAGAGATATCCTCCCCAAGCTAAAGCACGGCAACGAcggcctcatcttcacctgtCGCACCACTGCTTACAAACACGGCACCGACAACCACATCTTGAAATGGAAGCCGCCAGAGGAGAACACTGTAGACTGCCGCCTGTCCCTGGACTTTGTGGAAGTTGAGCCCAGCGACGAGGAACGTCGCGAAGGCATCACTGAACCATTCATTGACTATGACAGCGTCCCCAAGGCTGATCTGTACGTCTATGCGGGGGGCAGCGGCCCCGAAAAGTACGAGTATTTCAACAGCGTGTTCATCTCCGACGAGGAGTGGGAGACTCTCAAGTCGCTCAACGATCCGCTCAACTGGCGAGTGGTTGAATGTAACATCGATGAGCAGGGTCGGTGGCGTATTGTGCGCTTCCGTGACGATAAGAACGAGGCCAACCACATCAGCACAACTAAGAGTGTGCTTCAAAGCATCGAGGACCGGGTTTCGGAAAAGGACCTCTACAGAGCAGCTGGGGAAATCAAGAATGCCTGGAAGGCTCGGGCGAGCCGGGGCCCTGCAAGGTAG
- a CDS encoding sorting nexin-41: MWNDEDNNPYGTSFDRRDSQSSSVNPTSPSTRNYQSFEPPQTPTSGSDDEHGQFGHGGDDDDRDSAQDPGPKRKPGGYDSRIEQILYENPKLSILITDAGKSLESGGRYIVYTIKTGDLEVRRRYSEFASLRDALTRLHPTLIVPPIPEKHTMADYAANPTNAKQDQQIIDLRKRMLAVFLNRCRRMDEIRTDGVWWRFLDPNASWSEVLHSHPVSSIPKSILKAPPLDPANPTPAHSYLPIPAASAKLKTVAGTNHDNSSGHIQAGPHAFGRFPPEGHNLGEQELDPYFISYESSIKELEQLLTGPMEKVNRRTLSHLSSLAADLCELGSVYNAFAVSEQAPSLGPAIERIGQAADLSYIATEELSGSLGASFAEPMREHAQFAGVVRSVLKYRVLKRVQQDLTSEELNKKRALLDQLEQSEAEARRIENYLSSSQQISPPPKRSTSLKDPSSHQRRDGGQDDTESIDSDFPGTHGDFSSHTPSASQGLPERSTSAPSHKKMPSGNSITNKIFGPIRHAVQGVVDVDPERTRRDMIGKTRESIGQLEQAQVVSERDVKEASASVLKDMKRFQQDKEDDLRRYMLAYAQSQIEWAKKSKQQWEEARAEVEKIDES; the protein is encoded by the exons ATGTGGAATGACGAGGACAATAACCCGTACGGCACTAGCTTTGACAGGCGGGACTCGCAGTCATCGTCTGTCAATCCGACGTCCCCGTCGACTCGTAATT ACCAATCGTTCGAGCCACCTCAAACACCAACCTCCGGTagcgatgatgagcatgGCCAGTTTGGCCACGGcggtgatgacgacgatagGGACTCGGCGCAAGATCCCGGCCCCAAGCGCAAGCCTGGTGGTTACGACAGTCGCATCGAGCAGATCCTATATGAGAACCCCAAATTATCTATCCTCATCACGGATGCTGGCAAGAGTCTAGAGAGCGGCGGCAGATATATCGTGTACACTATTAAGACTGGC GATCTCGAGGTGCGCCGCCGATATTCAGAGTTTGCTTCTCTGCGCGATGCCCTTACTCGCCTCCACCCTACCTTAATTGTTCCTCCTATCCCTGAGAAGCACACGATGGCTGATTATGCTGCGAACCCCACGAATGCGAAGCAGGACCAGCAAATCATTGATCTTCGAAAGCGCATGTTGGCGGTCTTCTTAAATCGCTGCCGCCGAATGGACGAAATCCGAACAGATGGAGTTTGGTGGCGATTCCTGGACCCTAATGCTAGCTGG AGCGAGGTCTTGCACTCTCATCCCGTATCGTCAATTCCCAAGTCGATATTGAAAGCGCCTCCGCTGGATCCCGCAAACCCAACTCCGGCGCACAGCTACTTGCCAATCCCGGCAGCATCGGCAAAGCTCAAGACAGTGGCTGGTACCAATCACGATAATAGCTCGGGCCATATACAAGCAGGGCCTCACGCATTTGGCCGGTTTCCACCTGAGGGTCACAATCTGGGCGAACAGGAGCTGGACCCTTATTTCATCTCATACGAGTCCTCGATCAAGGAACTCGAACAGCTTCTTACCGGCCCAATGGAAAAGGTGAACAGACGAACTCTCAGCCATCTCTCTTCATTGGCGGCCGATCTATGTGAGCTAGGTTCCGTCTACAACGCCTTTGCGGTTTCAGAGCAGGCGCCGTCACTCGGACCGGCCATTGAGCGAATTGGCCAGGCAGCTGATCTATCATATATCGCCACAGAGGAGCTCTCGGGTTCCCTGGGTGCTAGCTTTGCTGAGCCCATGCGTGAGCATGCGCAATTTGCGGGTGTTGTTCGAAGTGTACTAAAGTATCGTGTGCTCAAGCGTGTACAGCAAGACTTAACTAGTGAAgagctgaacaagaagcgagCGCTGCTCGACCAACTAGAGCAGAGTGAAGCCGAGGCTCGAAGGATTGAGAACTACCTCTCCAGTAGTCAGCAaatatcaccaccaccaaagcgATCgaccagcctcaaggatcCGTCCTCTCATCAACGGCGTGATGGTGGCCAGGACGACACCGAGTCCATCGACTCTGACTTTCCTGGGACCCATGGAGACTTTTCCTCTCACACACCTTCGGCCAGTCAGGGGTTACCCGAAAGGAGTACCAGTGCGCCGTCCCATAAGAAGATGCCCAGTGGGAACTCGATAACGAACAAGATCTTTGGACCCATCCGACATGCAGTACAAGGGGTCGTTGACGTCGATCCAGAGAGGACACGCCGCGATATGATTGGAAAGACGAGAGAGAGCATCGGACAGTTagaacaagctcaagttgTCTCGGAGCGCGATGTCAAAGAAGCCAGCGCGAGTGTTTTGAAGGATATGAAGCGATTCCAACAGGACAAGGAGGACGACTTGCGACGCTACATG CTCGCCTATGCTCAGAGCCAGATCGAGTGGGCCAAGAAAAGTAAGCAACAATGGGAGGAAGCTCGAGCAGAGGTAGAGAAGATTGACGAGTCCTAA
- a CDS encoding sorting nexin-41, which produces MADYAANPTNAKQDQQIIDLRKRMLAVFLNRCRRMDEIRTDGVWWRFLDPNASWSEVLHSHPVSSIPKSILKAPPLDPANPTPAHSYLPIPAASAKLKTVAGTNHDNSSGHIQAGPHAFGRFPPEGHNLGEQELDPYFISYESSIKELEQLLTGPMEKVNRRTLSHLSSLAADLCELGSVYNAFAVSEQAPSLGPAIERIGQAADLSYIATEELSGSLGASFAEPMREHAQFAGVVRSVLKYRVLKRVQQDLTSEELNKKRALLDQLEQSEAEARRIENYLSSSQQISPPPKRSTSLKDPSSHQRRDGGQDDTESIDSDFPGTHGDFSSHTPSASQGLPERSTSAPSHKKMPSGNSITNKIFGPIRHAVQGVVDVDPERTRRDMIGKTRESIGQLEQAQVVSERDVKEASASVLKDMKRFQQDKEDDLRRYMLAYAQSQIEWAKKSKQQWEEARAEVEKIDES; this is translated from the exons ATGGCTGATTATGCTGCGAACCCCACGAATGCGAAGCAGGACCAGCAAATCATTGATCTTCGAAAGCGCATGTTGGCGGTCTTCTTAAATCGCTGCCGCCGAATGGACGAAATCCGAACAGATGGAGTTTGGTGGCGATTCCTGGACCCTAATGCTAGCTGG AGCGAGGTCTTGCACTCTCATCCCGTATCGTCAATTCCCAAGTCGATATTGAAAGCGCCTCCGCTGGATCCCGCAAACCCAACTCCGGCGCACAGCTACTTGCCAATCCCGGCAGCATCGGCAAAGCTCAAGACAGTGGCTGGTACCAATCACGATAATAGCTCGGGCCATATACAAGCAGGGCCTCACGCATTTGGCCGGTTTCCACCTGAGGGTCACAATCTGGGCGAACAGGAGCTGGACCCTTATTTCATCTCATACGAGTCCTCGATCAAGGAACTCGAACAGCTTCTTACCGGCCCAATGGAAAAGGTGAACAGACGAACTCTCAGCCATCTCTCTTCATTGGCGGCCGATCTATGTGAGCTAGGTTCCGTCTACAACGCCTTTGCGGTTTCAGAGCAGGCGCCGTCACTCGGACCGGCCATTGAGCGAATTGGCCAGGCAGCTGATCTATCATATATCGCCACAGAGGAGCTCTCGGGTTCCCTGGGTGCTAGCTTTGCTGAGCCCATGCGTGAGCATGCGCAATTTGCGGGTGTTGTTCGAAGTGTACTAAAGTATCGTGTGCTCAAGCGTGTACAGCAAGACTTAACTAGTGAAgagctgaacaagaagcgagCGCTGCTCGACCAACTAGAGCAGAGTGAAGCCGAGGCTCGAAGGATTGAGAACTACCTCTCCAGTAGTCAGCAaatatcaccaccaccaaagcgATCgaccagcctcaaggatcCGTCCTCTCATCAACGGCGTGATGGTGGCCAGGACGACACCGAGTCCATCGACTCTGACTTTCCTGGGACCCATGGAGACTTTTCCTCTCACACACCTTCGGCCAGTCAGGGGTTACCCGAAAGGAGTACCAGTGCGCCGTCCCATAAGAAGATGCCCAGTGGGAACTCGATAACGAACAAGATCTTTGGACCCATCCGACATGCAGTACAAGGGGTCGTTGACGTCGATCCAGAGAGGACACGCCGCGATATGATTGGAAAGACGAGAGAGAGCATCGGACAGTTagaacaagctcaagttgTCTCGGAGCGCGATGTCAAAGAAGCCAGCGCGAGTGTTTTGAAGGATATGAAGCGATTCCAACAGGACAAGGAGGACGACTTGCGACGCTACATG CTCGCCTATGCTCAGAGCCAGATCGAGTGGGCCAAGAAAAGTAAGCAACAATGGGAGGAAGCTCGAGCAGAGGTAGAGAAGATTGACGAGTCCTAA